A genomic region of Arcobacter sp. F155 contains the following coding sequences:
- a CDS encoding MOSC domain-containing protein, which yields MQNSAEVLFVKVGKVTTSKLENQKRKELVSAIKKYPVEKAYLTKTGFLEDEQADLKHHGGENKALFLFASSTYEKINKQCNTNYKIDEVSHFGENIVLSNISEEEICIGDIYKIGESIIQITQPRQPCWKLSANTNKKEMTKFIFNSGLTGWYAKVIKEGVITKHDKFEFKQRVEESLTISVLNKLIVNPSIDIDLAKKAVESKYLGKAFQNSLNKRLQVKEKDKQFEVYHS from the coding sequence ATGCAAAATAGTGCAGAAGTACTTTTTGTAAAAGTAGGTAAGGTAACTACATCAAAACTAGAAAACCAAAAAAGAAAAGAGCTAGTATCAGCAATTAAGAAGTATCCAGTAGAAAAAGCATATTTAACAAAAACAGGTTTCCTAGAAGATGAACAAGCAGATTTAAAACATCATGGTGGAGAGAATAAAGCTCTGTTTTTATTTGCAAGTTCTACTTATGAAAAGATAAATAAACAGTGTAATACAAACTATAAGATAGATGAGGTATCTCATTTTGGTGAAAATATAGTTTTATCAAATATAAGTGAAGAAGAGATTTGCATAGGTGATATTTATAAAATAGGTGAAAGTATTATACAAATAACACAACCTAGACAACCTTGTTGGAAACTAAGTGCAAACACAAATAAAAAAGAGATGACAAAATTTATTTTCAATAGTGGTCTAACGGGATGGTATGCAAAGGTTATAAAAGAGGGTGTAATAACTAAGCATGATAAGTTTGAGTTTAAACAAAGAGTAGAAGAGAGCTTAACTATTAGTGTACTAAATAAACTTATTGTAAATCCAAGTATAGATATAGATTTAGCAAAAAAAGCAGTTGAGTCTAAATATCTAGGAAAAGCTTTTCAAAACTCATTAAATAAAAGACTTCAAGTAAAAGAAAAAGATAAGCAGTTTGAAGTTTATCATAGCTAA
- a CDS encoding AraC family transcriptional regulator encodes MTKHSIMKEIAFNEHKLIFKHINKKHSFAKHIHEDNYMLGLCIEGKGVFSMDNKENEVKEKMLFIVPPNTVHACNSYNVDGRWSFLTCFIPKEFFESIANSICSKSNYTFKEYFIKDEMLFEYLEELIKTTLHSEKLISEEIINFISLLCEKYMTYKEKIKTIENEKFELLFKYLKEESYDLKELNFYKMAEVMKMNPYYFHRTFSKTIGLTPQSFINFLRVSKATKLLKEHESLASIAQECGFYDQAHFTKEFKKYHGITPTNFKNIS; translated from the coding sequence ATGACAAAACACTCTATTATGAAAGAGATAGCTTTCAATGAACACAAACTTATCTTTAAACATATAAATAAAAAACACTCCTTTGCTAAACATATACATGAAGATAACTATATGCTTGGACTTTGTATAGAAGGTAAAGGAGTGTTTTCAATGGACAATAAAGAAAACGAAGTAAAAGAGAAAATGCTTTTTATTGTACCACCTAATACTGTTCATGCTTGTAACTCTTATAATGTTGATGGAAGATGGAGCTTTTTAACTTGTTTCATACCAAAGGAGTTTTTTGAAAGTATTGCTAATAGTATTTGCTCTAAAAGTAACTATACTTTCAAAGAGTATTTCATAAAAGATGAGATGTTATTTGAGTATTTAGAAGAGCTTATAAAAACAACTTTGCACTCTGAGAAACTAATTTCAGAAGAGATAATAAACTTTATATCTTTACTTTGTGAAAAGTATATGACATATAAAGAAAAAATCAAAACAATAGAAAATGAAAAGTTTGAACTACTATTTAAATATCTAAAAGAAGAGAGTTATGACCTAAAAGAGTTAAACTTTTACAAAATGGCTGAGGTCATGAAAATGAATCCTTACTATTTTCATAGAACTTTTTCTAAAACAATTGGTCTTACACCACAAAGTTTTATAAACTTTTTAAGAGTTTCAAAGGCAACCAAACTTTTAAAAGAGCATGAGTCTTTAGCTTCTATTGCACAAGAGTGTGGGTTTTATGATCAAGCACACTTTACAAAAGAGTTTAAAAAATATCATGGAATCACACCAACAAATTTTAAAAATATTTCTTAA
- a CDS encoding ABC transporter ATP-binding protein, protein MNIIDFENINVGYDEKIVLKDITLKIKEKEHWAILGANGSGKSTLMKLIQSEIHPRRTSKFKKEILGKSTYSVFELRKSLGIITNDLHNYFAREGSFLTGYKVVLSGHYSSIGVYTFQDFSQEQLNKAKEVMNFLEIEHLKDKKVNEMSTGELRKCIVARALIHSPKAFILDEPTVGLDIKAQINFIKMLKKLSKEASIILVTHHLEEIFEEIDNIALIHNNTIYKQGKKEELLTSKNLSSIFDTEIHVNEKNNRYFIEEIL, encoded by the coding sequence ATGAATATTATAGATTTTGAAAATATTAATGTAGGCTATGATGAGAAGATTGTACTAAAAGATATCACGTTAAAAATAAAAGAGAAAGAGCACTGGGCTATTTTAGGTGCAAATGGTTCAGGTAAATCTACTCTTATGAAACTTATACAATCTGAGATTCATCCAAGAAGAACTTCAAAGTTTAAAAAAGAGATTTTAGGTAAGTCTACTTATTCTGTTTTTGAACTAAGAAAAAGTCTAGGTATTATCACAAATGATTTACATAACTACTTTGCAAGAGAAGGAAGTTTTCTTACAGGATATAAAGTTGTATTAAGTGGGCATTATAGTTCTATAGGAGTTTATACTTTCCAAGACTTCTCACAAGAGCAATTAAATAAAGCAAAAGAAGTTATGAACTTTCTTGAAATAGAACATTTAAAAGATAAAAAAGTAAATGAGATGTCAACAGGAGAACTTAGAAAGTGTATTGTAGCACGAGCCTTAATTCATAGTCCAAAAGCATTTATTCTTGATGAACCAACAGTTGGCTTAGATATAAAAGCACAAATAAACTTTATAAAAATGCTTAAAAAACTTTCAAAAGAAGCAAGTATTATCTTAGTAACTCACCATTTAGAAGAGATATTTGAAGAAATAGATAATATCGCACTAATTCATAATAATACAATCTACAAACAAGGCAAAAAAGAAGAGTTACTTACAAGCAAAAACTTATCTTCTATCTTTGATACAGAAATTCATGTTAATGAAAAAAACAATAGATACTTTATAGAAGAGATTTTATAA
- a CDS encoding Crp/Fnr family transcriptional regulator codes for MNIDKNEIFASLKNTMDSYTKISETTWNDFKDICTIKEIKKNDYAFELYDKIDAISFVYKGLFRTFSTNEHGEEYTKNFFWETRFYGPMVALLSNTENTSSVQAIEDSIVVDINHTKYRELLAKYEDLKMYHILYLEKHWILQKDHNTYALVLEDAQVRYERFLKEFEHILSRLSQHHIASYLGISPTHLSRIRKSLKSKK; via the coding sequence ATGAATATAGATAAAAATGAAATTTTTGCTTCATTGAAAAATACTATGGACTCTTATACTAAGATTTCTGAAACTACTTGGAATGACTTTAAAGATATATGCACTATAAAAGAGATTAAAAAAAATGACTATGCCTTTGAACTATATGATAAAATTGATGCTATCTCTTTTGTTTATAAAGGACTATTTAGAACCTTCTCTACAAATGAACATGGAGAAGAGTACACAAAAAACTTCTTTTGGGAGACTAGATTTTATGGTCCTATGGTTGCACTACTTTCAAATACTGAAAATACCTCATCAGTTCAAGCTATTGAAGACTCTATTGTTGTAGATATAAACCATACAAAATATAGAGAGCTTTTAGCAAAGTATGAAGACTTGAAGATGTATCATATTTTATATTTAGAAAAACATTGGATATTACAAAAAGACCATAACACTTATGCACTAGTTTTAGAAGATGCCCAAGTTAGATATGAAAGATTTTTAAAAGAGTTTGAGCATATCTTATCAAGACTATCTCAACACCATATTGCTTCATACTTAGGTATCTCACCTACTCATCTTAGTAGAATAAGAAAATCTCTAAAGAGTAAAAAATGA
- a CDS encoding PLP-dependent aminotransferase family protein: MYKLEKSSLPLYIQLYTQIKEDIVNNTLKANTKLPSIRKMSSDYKISKTTVESAYSQLYAEGYIESHPQSGYFVSKDIVQNFTSTTEIKGTKEKEKQYKYNFYQARHSEDIFPKKLWSKIYNKALSSINFGSYPNKQGDLGLRKELASYLAKSRAVICDEEQIIICSGFSDSMFIISNILKKFTSSIAIEYPGYKVVQEVFSLQNYEIKNIPILKNGIDIETLKKSKDKLLYVTPSHQYPTGKTIPISNRIELINWACENDSYIIEDDYDSELSYNNRPIPSLQGINDNQRVIYSGTFSKALSPAIRVSYIVLPKKLVAIYKDIFHFSFSGVPLDMQKSLELFIKEGYWDKHIRKMRTLNKKKHDLMKKAIKEYLKNSVEIIREGSGLAILIKAKVEIDWEKLDIFLEENSIKIYSTTCDTNLNDNTLYLGFGCFKEDEISIAVESFAKQWFKAIKKTK, encoded by the coding sequence ATGTATAAACTAGAAAAGTCATCTTTACCTTTATATATACAACTATATACACAAATAAAAGAAGATATTGTAAATAACACACTAAAAGCCAATACTAAACTTCCTTCTATACGAAAGATGTCAAGTGATTATAAAATCAGTAAAACAACAGTTGAGTCTGCTTATAGTCAGTTGTATGCAGAAGGTTATATAGAAAGTCATCCTCAAAGTGGTTATTTTGTTAGTAAAGATATAGTTCAAAATTTTACTAGTACTACTGAGATAAAAGGTACTAAAGAAAAAGAAAAACAATACAAGTATAACTTTTATCAAGCAAGACATAGTGAAGATATCTTTCCTAAAAAGCTCTGGTCAAAAATATATAATAAGGCTTTGTCTTCTATAAACTTTGGTTCTTACCCAAATAAACAAGGAGACTTAGGTCTTAGAAAGGAACTTGCCTCTTATCTTGCGAAATCAAGAGCTGTAATATGTGATGAAGAACAAATTATTATTTGTAGTGGTTTTTCTGACTCTATGTTTATTATTTCTAATATACTTAAAAAGTTCACTTCTTCTATTGCTATTGAGTACCCAGGGTATAAAGTTGTTCAAGAAGTTTTCTCTTTACAAAACTATGAGATTAAAAATATTCCTATTTTAAAAAATGGTATAGATATAGAGACACTTAAAAAAAGTAAAGATAAACTTCTTTATGTAACCCCTTCTCATCAATACCCTACAGGTAAAACTATTCCTATTTCAAATAGAATTGAGCTTATTAACTGGGCTTGTGAAAACGATAGTTATATTATAGAAGATGACTATGATAGTGAGTTAAGTTATAACAATAGACCAATACCCTCTTTACAAGGAATAAATGATAACCAAAGAGTTATTTACTCTGGAACATTTTCTAAAGCTTTATCCCCTGCTATTAGAGTAAGTTATATAGTTTTACCTAAAAAGCTAGTAGCTATTTATAAAGATATTTTTCATTTCTCTTTTTCTGGTGTTCCTTTAGATATGCAAAAGAGTTTAGAACTATTTATAAAAGAAGGTTACTGGGATAAACATATAAGAAAAATGAGAACTCTAAATAAGAAAAAACATGACCTTATGAAAAAGGCTATAAAAGAGTATTTAAAAAATAGTGTTGAGATTATAAGAGAAGGAAGTGGTTTAGCTATTTTAATAAAAGCAAAAGTAGAAATTGATTGGGAGAAGTTAGATATATTTTTAGAAGAAAACTCTATTAAAATATATTCAACTACTTGTGATACAAACCTAAATGACAACACTTTATACCTAGGATTTGGTTGCTTTAAAGAAGATGAGATTTCAATTGCTGTAGAATCATTTGCAAAACAATGGTTTAAAGCTATTAAAAAAACTAAGTAA
- a CDS encoding DMT family transporter — protein sequence MSKELNSHLIILFATFLVAGSFIVSQKLSGIIDPISITLLRFVIASVILAPIVLLNKEFRRLITFTFKRAMIISFFYSLYFIGLFKSLEYTTALNTGTLFTLVPLLTAIFSIFVFKQKIPSKQYLVYFLGILGTCIVVFKGSLQMFLSLALNQGDILFIASIVCMALYSVCAKYFHKEDDKLVVLVFLTLVGGSIWMSIALIAFDIPLEWNKINSSQFLSMAYLSIAATLVTSYLYQKGTIHLGPKKVMSYVYLNPAAIALLLLVFEFKFINIWMIVGILISSFATFVLLRSRS from the coding sequence ATGTCAAAAGAGTTAAACTCTCATCTTATTATTTTATTTGCTACATTTTTAGTAGCTGGTTCATTTATCGTTTCTCAAAAGTTATCTGGAATAATTGACCCTATCTCAATTACACTTCTTAGATTTGTGATTGCATCTGTTATTTTAGCTCCAATTGTTTTATTAAATAAAGAGTTTAGAAGACTAATAACTTTTACTTTTAAAAGAGCTATGATTATTAGCTTTTTTTACTCTTTATACTTTATTGGACTATTTAAATCTTTAGAGTATACAACAGCACTTAACACTGGAACGCTATTTACACTTGTACCTTTACTTACAGCTATATTCTCTATTTTTGTATTTAAACAAAAAATTCCTTCAAAGCAGTACTTAGTTTACTTTTTAGGGATACTTGGAACTTGTATTGTAGTATTCAAAGGTAGTTTACAAATGTTTTTATCTCTAGCTTTAAATCAAGGGGATATTTTGTTTATTGCTTCTATTGTATGTATGGCTTTATACTCAGTATGTGCAAAGTATTTTCATAAAGAAGATGATAAGTTAGTGGTATTAGTATTTCTAACTCTTGTGGGTGGAAGTATTTGGATGAGTATTGCTTTGATAGCTTTTGATATTCCTTTAGAGTGGAATAAGATAAATAGCTCGCAGTTTTTATCTATGGCTTATCTAAGTATAGCTGCTACTTTAGTAACTTCATATCTTTATCAAAAGGGAACTATTCATTTAGGTCCTAAGAAAGTTATGTCTTATGTGTATTTAAACCCAGCAGCTATTGCACTTCTTTTACTAGTATTTGAATTTAAGTTTATAAATATTTGGATGATAGTAGGGATTTTGATTTCATCATTTGCTACTTTTGTTTTGTTACGTAGTAGAAGCTAA